Within Salvia splendens isolate huo1 chromosome 21, SspV2, whole genome shotgun sequence, the genomic segment CCAAATTTTAATACTATTTCTTGGTTTAATTTTAAGATTAAAATTACTGTAATAGAACAAGCTTTAATTTTAAGATTCTTATATTAATCTCCAAATTTTAATGTGTGAGAATTTTGTTGTTTGAGAATAAATTAAAGTTTGTTCTATTACTGCATATGACATTCTAGtttgactttttttattttttaaattgaaatctTTCTTTGAATATGTCtgcttatttcttttctttgagTTATTAACTTAGATGAAGCATGCTTTGCTTAATTTGTTTCTGAAACAATACTGATTAACACTAAACATGTGCTTGGTTTTGTTACTAAAGAGTTAAGCTTTGCTATTGGTAATGCTGTGTAATGTGCGCAAGTACTCCACTACGCGAGTGCTTCTTCTGTATGTTTCTCTTTGAGAGtgctttttgtttttattttagctTTCTCGATGCGACATCTAACCTATTACTTGGCACTTAAAGGATAGGATGCCTTTGATGCCACTTTTTGTCCACGTTCGTTGGCCAAGATTTGTCaaattttctttcaattttcaGTCACTTTTGAACTATTCGTTTGGTGTTAACTGTTGAGCGAataggttttttttttgtcactTGAAATGGGTGATTTGCATCTCTTCAAACTTTCCCCATGGGATCCATATTTGAAAAACCCGAAAGCTACAACTGGAATTAGAAGATATTTTTTCGTTGAAAATGATTAGCGACACTGTTTTTTATTGTGCCTGCTGTAAATCAGAATATCTGAAGACTTAGAATTACAATCAGATTCCCATTTTATGCCTCATATGTGATATTGTTGGTTTCACTGTGGCAACTTTTTGTCTGGATTCCATGTCTAGTTCTTGTCGGAACCTCCCGTACGTATTCGTGTGACACCATCGACAATTGACTTGAATAGGAATTTAAATAGCATTGATTTTACAGGAATACATTTTTTTATGAATCACATCCTTTTATTATCTTAAATCTTTTTTCCTACAACTCTTTGCCTTTCTGCTTTTGATAATCACATCTATCTGTGATTGTATGTCTAGTAGGACTCGTGTTCCGATTTTATGTGGTGTAAGAATGAGTCAAATGCTTTGATTAGACGCCAGTCACGCCACACACCAATGTTCGGTGGAAAATGTTTAGCCAACTTTGAAATTTATTTCTGAAGTTTTATCACACTAAATTGAAATATTGCCGTGTAAAGAATGCCTAATTGGGTATTAAGTACTAATTTTCTCTTATTTGCAGAACTCCTTCGGCATTTAGTTGTTCAAATTCTGATTTATCCTAGATGTACTCGTTTTGTAGGAACTTGACTGAGCTTGATATAGCGGATAGTGTAACAGAAGATATTGGCGGAGGTTGGCTAAGTTGCTTCCCCGAGAGCTTCACCTCGTTGGAGATACTAAATTGTGCCAGCCTTCAGTGTGAGGTGAGTTTTGATGCCCTCGAGAGACTTGTCAGCCGGTGCAAAGCGTTAAGGGTTCTGCAGGTCAACGAAAGCATCAACTTGGAGCAGCTGCAACGGCTCCTTGTGCAAGTTCCTCATTTAACAAGGCTTGGCACCGGCTCCTTCATGCAAGAACTTACAGTCCGTCAGTATAAGGATCTCCAAACTGCGTTCAGCAATTGCAAGAATCTCCAAGCTCTTTCGGGTTTATGGGATGCTACTTCCGTATATCTCCCTTTTGTTTATGGAGCTTGTGCAAGTCTGACTTTCTTGAATTTGAGCGAAGCGAATCTCCGAAGTGGCGAACTAGCAAAGCTTCTCCCTCACTGCACTAGTCTACGTCGTCTTTGGGTAAGAAATCGATGATTCATTCTTATGACTTGTCGTGGAAGAAAGAATACGAGAATTGAAATTTAACTCGATTTTGGCAATAGGTGATTGACACCGTTGGAGACAAGGGTCTTGAGGCTGTTGGGTCGAGCTGTCCGTTGCTTGAAGAACTCAGAGTCTTCCCCCTTGATCCGTATGATCTAGATAATCAACAAGGGGTGACGGAGGCGGGCTTCTTGGCTGTTTCTCGTGGCTGTCCAAACCTCAAATACGTCCTCTACTTCTGCCGGAAGATGACCAATGACGCTGTCGTAACCATAGTGCAGAATTGCCCCGATTTCACCCATTTCCGCCTCTGCATAATGAATCCAGGCGAGCCGGATCACCTAACAAATGAGCCTATGGACGAAGCCTTCGGCGCCGTGACCAAAACATGCACCAAGCTCCGGAGACTATCGGTGTCCGGCCTTCTCACCGACAAGGCTTTCGAGTATATAGGAAAGTTCGCCAAGAATCTCGAGACTCTGTCCGTGGCCTTTGCTGGCAGCAGCGACAGGGGCATGCAGTGCGTCCTCGAAGGCTGCCCGAAGCTGAGGAAGCTCGAGATAAGGGATTGCCTGTTTGGAAACGCTGCGCTGCTCTCTGGGCTGGACAAATACGAGACGATGCGGTCGTTGTGGATGTCCGCTTGTAACCTGACCATCAAAGGGTGCAAGCTGCTTGCAAAGGAGATGCCGAGGCTCAATGTGGAGGTCATCCAGGATGAGTGGAGCGACGAGACGCACGCCAACAAAGTCTATGTGTATCGGTCTGTGGCTGGGCCGAGACGGGACACACCCCCGTTCGTCCTCACTCTGTGAGGGGGAGGATTTCTAGGTCAGTGCTTTCTGCCTAAGAAATTTTCGAAACCTATTGATTCTTAAACGGTGGTATGTAGTGTTGTTGTAAGCTAGGAGTCAACGATGAAGTGCAACTTAGTTGGTAAGACTCGTTTTTGTACACCTTTGTTGCTGGACTTGTGTCGTATAATGTAAGAAGAAAGATTATGAATATGTATCTTTATTTTCGGAATTTAATATATCTAAatgtataaaatgaaatttgttTGTAGTGTAATTTGTGACTGTATCATTGTAAATCTTGTATTCAGGTTCTCATTTAATCAGCAAATTAACCACAAGACAACAGATTCTCTCTCTTctaaaagttttaatttttttatatgttgCCAACTTATTTTTGATggagatgaaaagaaaaggtCACTTTATTCAGTTATTTTTGGAAGTGATTTCTTAACAGTTATTTCGTGGGTTTTCACTAAGTAGATCTAATTAGGATGTTACTTATTTGGGTTTAGATTATTTAAGTTAATTGTgctaagaaaaaataaatagtgaTTTCTATAGTATAAgttgtactccttccgtcctataagcaagtcattttcctttttggatgtcccactataagtgagttATTTCCCTCTAAGCAAAATATCTTcacttttaaataaaattttgacaaTATGATCGTCAAAGCATAgcctaatttatttattcaccGACTCCTATGTCGTGACGAAGACAGACATGGGCAACAAATTTCCTTTATAAACAGATTGGAGTTACCTTGTAATCTATAGTACTTGGTATATAATAATCTAATTTAAACCCTAAggaataattaattaacactTACTCGTTTGATAAGTTAGTAATGCCTAGATATAGATATTTATCTATTCATTTCTAAATGTTTGATATCATAGTTAAACTACCATATAAGCCCGTGTTTAGCCCTATGGCCCATCTTAGCCCGCAGATATAGCCTCAAAATGTAGTGATATGTATCTTACAAAATTCATCGGATAGTATTACTGCCTCAATTTTATGTACccagaaaaaaaattatctccGTGATACCCTTCGCTTCAGTCTTCCAATTCCAATATACGATCTTCCAACATAGACGCTCTTCAAGAATATGACTTTATCATCTGCAAAACTTCATCTGATGAGTACATATGTAATCTGCAAAATCTTCTAATACCTCTATTTCTCTCTAATATTCATGATGAAACTATTTGTGAATTATCAATTTGCTTccttgatggggtacgaactaaaccctaatggcaagcccaataacagtgacggcccatcagcccagagcccaagaaagagtatctgttcggcaccaaagagttcggcacgaccaaagagttcggcacgaccaaagagttcggactcagcctacagctcggtaaaagccgaccagtcaagctctcctctcagatcggcaagagctgatcggtaaagtccagcagttcggtctcagcattcgaccgaactaggagttggtggactcacgaaaggcctccacgacctccactatacccacgatctatttagtggtatgaagcagttattgagcagttattgctcacccacgatcttgttagtggggctgcaaaccacgatcctagttcaatgtataaatagaacttagatctgatagaaaagggttaagctctctagagataaaatcatatagcaagtctgtgttgtaagctgtaatcccagatcaagcaatacaatcttgccctcccttcttcccgtggacgtagatttacctcagtaaatcgaaccacgtaaattcaccgtgtcataatcttcattctctaccagcatttattaacatcaaaaattcgcggattcatcactggcgccgtctgtgggaaccggagaacaaaatttgtgataaagcgaatttttgatccattttctccacccaaaaaatgcataccagatcgcagaatacccgtattcctgcccgggagaaccaggaggaagccaatccatcccataggtcgggaaaacagcctagggataaatccaccaccagttctcatggcgaaggaacaagccgctccaaaaatcgtcccaccgagtcttcccagcagcccgatttgaatgaggctgtcaagcagtttttggctgaaaagcaggaggaattcttaaccttcctgcgaaaaagccaaaagcagccggagacgaaaacgacggattctccttctccctccgcacaagaaagtcactaccgcagtagtgtcgcatctcccaggagaaagaatcctcaaccccgacatattccagctcctcctcggtaccggaatcacaggagaactcaatctcctccataccgacgagatatcggattcgccgtgtacggagcactgaagactccgttctcggacgacatcacccgaactcccctaccacagaactaccgaactccgtcgatgacttacgacgggctcgtggaccctcacgatttcttggggcgctatcaatataacatggcgaaccagggtctcaacgaggtccacatgtgcaagctgtttcccgagctgctcatcgggaacgcgagaaggtggttcgatagcctcccccagggcagcatcagatcttaccgagatctaatggatgccttccacaggaggttctttcagaaagcggaagcccgaatcacttcggctcagctgctttccattcgtcaaggtcgcgacgaaaaaattagcgactttatgacaagattccataaggaatgcctgcaagtagacgatctcaacgatctgcttgtcatctcggcattccaaaatggaatcctgcccggagctctctacaggaagctcgttgagtgcggtccgcagacagctcaggaaatgtgggacattgcggaccagtactcccgggccgatgaggcagaccgtcgcaaacggtcgttagacagctcatcgtcccgaggagacagaaggaagcccgatcatagcgatcaggggcatcctcgccggactccatttgaaagaattcaaagggctccggtgcaagacagattgggacctcgtctcaatcccgagaagccgcccgctcagttcgtaccgctgaacaagccgagagcggaaattttcgaactgcactctgacctattcgaaaagccaaagcggatgacgaaatcagccgcgcgccgaccacaggataactactgctcctaccatcaagaccacggtcacgatactgaggagtgcagaaacttggctgcaggtatcgatgttcttgtgaaggcagggacattgaaaaaataccgaagtaagcagccaaagaagaataaaaagcagaatggtgcgaactgcgctcctcaggatccgaaaaggcagccggatcccgaagacgatgacgagccgcaatatgatggagtaatccagactattgacgcgctccctgccgggaagaccaagtcgtccctaaagtcagaacgcagaggctccaatcgagaggagccaacgcataaaaggctgaagcaggacgaagtgattacgttctcggctgctgatcccgtcccggccatctctcctcaccaagacgccattgtcatccaagccggagtggcaaacaaactgatccacagggtgtttgtggatacaggagcgtcggttagcattctttttaaagagtgcttcgacaaactagaagtggacccagctcggctcagtccggctccgcttcccctgaagagcttcactcaggaggacacccgccctgaaggtattatcagccttccgatcacggtggggaaagcgcctactagctccagtacgatgattgagtttttcgtggtgaaagctcggtccccgtacaacgtcatcctgggaagagactggctcaacacagttcgggccgtttgctctacctatcacctcaccatcaagatccctactaaaggagggatagcggtcatccgaggtgaccaaaagagagcaaaggaatgtctgcaaattgcgcttagaagtgccgagcagtcagatcggcaccaccaagcatagcaatcacagcagccggagtcagaggcgatgaccgaagtcataccggagccgaactcgatgacagttcagctgtacgaagacgatccatccagaacggttaagatcggcttcgcgggaacgcccctacttcgggaaaaaaccatccagctcctcaaggagtataaagacgtctttgcatggtctccgttggacatgaccggagtgccccccgaggtaatcactcatcggttaaatattgatccttcagtccggccgataaaacagaagcaaagactctttgcggcagaacgaagtcaagtcatccatgacgaagtccgtcaattattgaaggcggatgtgttattcgaagtgaagtatccttcgtgggtggccaatcctgtcatgatcaagaaaaaggaaggaggatggcggatgtgcataga encodes:
- the LOC121785198 gene encoding protein TRANSPORT INHIBITOR RESPONSE 1-like, translating into MDQDHKKLKESSFPCEVLEKVLSFIDSHKDRSSASLVCKDWYDAERWTRSNLFIGNCYSVSPEIVARRFPKIKSVRLKGKPRFSDFNLLPQNWGANVHAWLVMFAKVYPSLEELRLKRMTVSDESLDLLARSFPGFKALSLSSCDGFTDEGLKAIATHCRNLTELDIADSVTEDIGGGWLSCFPESFTSLEILNCASLQCEVSFDALERLVSRCKALRVLQVNESINLEQLQRLLVQVPHLTRLGTGSFMQELTVRQYKDLQTAFSNCKNLQALSGLWDATSVYLPFVYGACASLTFLNLSEANLRSGELAKLLPHCTSLRRLWVIDTVGDKGLEAVGSSCPLLEELRVFPLDPYDLDNQQGVTEAGFLAVSRGCPNLKYVLYFCRKMTNDAVVTIVQNCPDFTHFRLCIMNPGEPDHLTNEPMDEAFGAVTKTCTKLRRLSVSGLLTDKAFEYIGKFAKNLETLSVAFAGSSDRGMQCVLEGCPKLRKLEIRDCLFGNAALLSGLDKYETMRSLWMSACNLTIKGCKLLAKEMPRLNVEVIQDEWSDETHANKVYVYRSVAGPRRDTPPFVLTL